The genomic segment CCCTTTATCCACCCCATCTTCGAGATCGGCGATGCAATACGCAATATCATCGGCCGCTTCTACGATATAGTTCAGGGCAAAGCGCCTCGCGGGAGTCATCTTTAACCCCTGCCACATCTTCTCAACCAGGTCGCGTTCGCTCCAGTAATACCCGGATTTTCCATACAGGTAGCCAAGGGCTGGCTCAAGCTCCTCTCGCTTCTCAAAGGCCCCCGCGGATATTTTATCAGGGCCGCCAGCTGGCTATAGGTCAGGTTGAGTTGCTGCAGGCTATGGACAATTCGAAGGGCCTGGGCATTGCCCTCGAAGTGACACAGGTCTTCGACCAAAAGCGACCACTGCTCACTCCTGGAGGTCAATCCAGCCAGTTGGCTGAGGCTCTCAAGATTTGACGCCAGCCACTCCTTAATCGCCAGCTCTCCAAAATGACCAAAGGGAGGATTTCCCAGATCATGGATGAGGCAAGCCATCTCCACCAGATTAACAAAGGTTTCATCCAGAGCGGCAAAAGCTGGATCCTGGGCCTTGAGCTCAGCCACTATCCGCCGCGCAATATTTCGTCCACACTGCTGCACTTCAAGGGAGTGAGTCAGGCGACTACGCACTGCAGAGCGGACCTCTAACGGAAACACCTGGGTTTTTTGCTGCAGACGGCGAATTGCCGATGAATGGATAATGCTTTCACGATCCCACTCGCTGCCTTGCAACAAAGAGCCATCAGCAGGAGAGCGGGAAAGATAGCGTTGTGAAGTGATCAGGTTGTGATAATCCATCTTGACGACTCATTCCCTGAGAGATGCAGCTTTCAGATTAGCACAACCTGTTGATATTCCTAGGGCTGAGCTTTAATTGCAGCCTGCGGTCAGGCTCGCTGTTGGTTCAATAGTGTACTTAAGCTATTTGTCCTTCGGACTGATTATTTGTGCCTATGGCACATTGCCGCTGCCGAGCGGCGACGGGAAGAAGGTATTGCTTGTCCAATACCCTCTTCACTCCCAAGGACACCCCGATATTTGCTGTATCCTCAAGTTTCAAACTCACAGAGGCACAGACAAACAGTACCTCCATGTACTGATTGCCTTTTCGCGGCATCCATACCGCTCACCCTCTACTCCTTTTTGAAACTTTCAGCACAAATAAACGGGGCCTTAAATCCCCGTGAGCGAGTATCAAGGCTAATTGTAGAGAGTTATTATTTTCTCGAGGCAGGATGCCGAGCACCGTACCCAGATGGAGAGGTGATGTTGCTCC from the Dongshaea marina genome contains:
- the dgt gene encoding dGTP triphosphohydrolase, whose amino-acid sequence is MDYHNLITSQRYLSRSPADGSLLQGSEWDRESIIHSSAIRRLQQKTQVFPLEVRSAVRSRLTHSLEVQQCGRNIARRIVAELKAQDPAFAALDETFVNLVEMACLIHDLGNPPFGHFGELAIKEWLASNLESLSQLAGLTSRSEQWSLLVEDLCHFEGNAQALRIVHSLQQLNLTYSQLAALIKYPRGPLRSERSLSQPLATCMENPGITGANATWLRRCGRG